In Macrobrachium nipponense isolate FS-2020 chromosome 41, ASM1510439v2, whole genome shotgun sequence, the following proteins share a genomic window:
- the LOC135212795 gene encoding uncharacterized protein LOC135212795 codes for MSDLLILPPTFNKPSSESRKGSSLYIGHWIQGLHLLEQLSIPRCFKSSGFGNVTGSSLVLFSDASTFGYGVAAYLVLHDGNQIQSNLVMGKSRVSPKKVVTIPRLELTAATVSVKVAQHILKELEFTVGKVVYYTDSTTVLHYIHSNTKRLPVFVANRVRVIRDYSQPEQWRYVNSSDNPADVASRGISVHQFLQYDE; via the coding sequence ATGTCAGACCTTCTTATCCTACCTCCAACCTTCAATAAGCCATCCTCAGAATCAAGAAAGGGATCAAGCTTATATATTGGACATTGGATACAAGGTCTTCATTTACTGGAGCAGCTTTCAATACCAAGATGCTTCAAGTCAAGTGGTTTTGGTAATGTGACAGGTTCAAGTCTTGTATTATTCAGCGATGCAAGTACATTTGGTTATGGTGTTGCAGCATATCTTGTTCTTCACGATGGAAACCAAATTCAGTCAAATCTTGTCATGGGAAAATCAAGAGTATCTCCCAAAAAGGTGGTGACTATACCTAGGTTAGAACTTACAGCTGCAACTGTGTCTGTCAAGGTTGCTCAACAcatcctgaaggagttggagtttACTGTTGGCAAGGTAGTGTACTACACAGATTCAACAACAGTCCTTCACTATATTCATAGCAACACTAAAAGGTTACCTGTTTTTGTAGCCAACAGAGTCAGGGTTATAAGAGACTACTCCCAGCCTGAGCAATGGAGATATGTAAACTCCAGTGATAACCCTGCTGATGTGGCATCAAGAGGTATTAGTGTACATCAGTTTTTGCAGTATGACGAATAG